The Rhodamnia argentea isolate NSW1041297 chromosome 7, ASM2092103v1, whole genome shotgun sequence genome contains the following window.
CTTTGTACGGACACGACCCtcagcttcttcatcttcttcttggcaTCCATCCATCCATGCCTATCGATTGAATTCCAAATCCTCCCCAACATTTCTGTTCCCTTCTCTCTGTCAGCATGTGGGTGGAAATCGTATGTGGGTTGGTTATCTACAAACTTTTTCGCCGCTTCTTCTCCGGCGACGACGACCTCTTGGACTTCGACTCCTCCGCTTCCAATGCCCTCTTCTCCGTCGCTTCCCGGTACTTCCTACTTTTCCTGCTGCtccgtttcttcttcttttttgctcaTGTCATGTGATCGGAGATCCGGCTCCAGCCTCCCTTCATCGCTAAGTTAAGCTGAGCTGATCGTGAAAGTGGTAGTCCATAGTTTGGCTGATTCGTGTTTCTGTGTGATAGGCTTGAGAAGCTGTATGGTGGGAAGGCTTACGTTGGTCTCCGAATTCCAGACCCCGACACGGGTTCCAGGCAGCACATCGACTTGGCCCTCGTCACTaaagggtctctctctctctctctcgaccaaGTTGGACGTTCTTGGCGTATTACTTTTTTTCCAGTTTCGTCTGTATTCCTCAACAATTCGTACCTCTTTTGTTTATACTTTCTTCCAATTGCAGGGAACTTGTGGTGGTTTCTGTTAAGAACTTTGCGGGCGTCATTTCTATTCGCCCAGATGGAAGCTGGGTCTGTATAGATGAATCTCATTACAAAGAGCACTCGCATCCTGACCCTGTACGTCCTGTTTGCTTCACTCTCATCATCTACTTCGGGTTTCAGTTTAACTCGATGCTTCCTCTGTTTCTTAAATTTCAGGTTGCAGAGGCTAAGAAGGCAGCTTCGGTTCTTGAATCATATCTTGAACAGAGAGGAGTTGCTTTACCTGATGGATACCTTTCTTACAAAGTTGTTCTCCCTAACCCAAAGTTCTGGTATGTTATTAGCGTTTCTACTGATGATGTCTACTCCCATGTTTTCTGGACTTTCACATTTTCAAATATCAGAGGCGTGTGTCGCATTGTCGAAATAACTGCTCATTTGCGAGAGTTTTTGTCGCATGGGATAAGTATTTATGATTGACCAAGTTTAATGGCCTCAAGAATTGCAGCTTTTCAAGTACCTTCTTTATGGGCATTGCATTGCTCTCGGATAGAATAAAAGAATTTTCATTGACTGAGGTTTGGCAGCTTTTTGAAAGCAAATGGTTGGTTGGAACAGGCCCTTTACTATAACCTTAGGCACGACTATTTGTCTTGATCTTCATCTACTGTCTTTCATTCTTTGATTGTTGGTGAGTGCAGCTGGtagtgaatgagaaggaaactTTAGTAAGGTGCATCTCATAAAAATGCAAGTCCGACATCTAATTGATGTACCGAGAGAAGAGATTCTCATCCCCCATAGAGTCTGCTTAGGGGTTGATGACAAAAGTCATTGTAGTGATTGTTACTTAGTCTGACAATTGAGTCTGTAAGTTGATTTTAAGCCACCATCATATGTAGGTTTTTGCGACATCATGGTAGAGATTTTCTTATGTCTTCGTTTCTTTTCTCAGTTCCCGTAATTTAGTGCCCTTGGACTATTTTCCACCAGAGGCCATTACATATGAACAATGGGCACAGCTGAAACCAGAGTCAAAAAGTACGCTTTCTGGTTGGATCAAGGGAGCTTTCCGTGGTGCGAAGAAAGAGATGCAGGAAACCATGCACCAGCAACTTAATTTTGTTCTTGGCACCGCTCCGATGTGGGATaggtttgtttcttttgtttgataAAACATTTTTGTTGAATTGGCCAATGTGGGGGTGCTGCATGTTTTGTACACAATGGTGATGTTGCTATCGAGTGGCCTCATGCATTATGCTTGTAATCAGCAAATCAAACTGCAGACTAGACCAGCTGGTATATCTAGTCGAACCAGGAACTAGACTTTAGtctgctcttctttttttctttgggttttTTTATGAAAGATGTGATGAATTGGGTTTGACCTAACTGAGCCAATAGTGCAATCGTGTCCGGCcagtataatttttttaacatgaaaccCTTGAAACCCCACaaaacatataatttttttacacgtagatttataatttttttttcacttttgttatGAATTTTGTGCTTCTACTTCCCTCTCTCTACAAAATGTGTTGTGACGCATCTACGCTTGCTTGTAAGGAAATGGGACATTAGAAGACCAATGGAAAGGGATTAGCCCATAGATTATGAGCAGCGCTAACTTAAATGCACAATGTTCATCATGTTTGGCTATTGTTCTGAGCCATGACATTCCTCTGAGTTCTGTGCTTTTATGAACCTCTGTTGCATTCTTACCCTTATGCAGGTTGGAGCTTAAAGGGGATAAGTACGTTTTGGGTGATTTCCTGGAATTTAAAGGGAAACAAGAAGACATCCAGGCTTTGAGAAATATCAGAAGATCAAAAATTGGTCGTTTGATCATTCAAAAGACAAGCATGTTTGGATTTGGTAAATCTCATGAGCATTTTTTTGGTGGTATTTACTTTTGTAAACTATTTCTTGATGGTTACATTTTCCGCCACCGTTAGTTGGAGGAATTTGCTTTAACTAGGCCTCTGATTGATGGGTTACAAAATTGGCAACACCCACGTTTCGTTAGTTTTCATGTGGGTAATGTCTATATTTGTGACCCACCGAGTATAAGACCAACCTAGAATGGAGGAAGAAACAGCCTTTGCTTTTAGTTCTGATTACTATAGAGCATTCGTGGGAGGCTAGCCTGGTAGAAACAAAGTGTCTGGGGATGTGAAGTCATCAAGTATTTATAGGGTAATCATTTCTCATATGAGGTGCTATTTGAACATATCGATATGACTTTTCATGCGCAAATTGCAGCTCCATCGAGGCTCCAGGTTTTGTACTCTCCTCGTGATTATCGAAGTGAAGGAGCCTCATCTTCAGAGTGGGCGGAAGTGACTGTGAGATCAAGCACCGAAATTCTGTTCCAACCTGCCGACTCCAGTAAAGTCAGGAAGTTCAAGCTGTCTTCAATTGTATCCATGACACTGAGTGCATAAGATTTTTGTGACGAATGAAGATTCAAAGATTCAAGCAATGACATTTACCATGTCATTCTTGAATGTCATGTCATGAATCTTATCAGCTTGTTTGTGCTGTACAGATGTTCCATGTAAATGACTTCGAAAGATCCATTTTTAACTCGGATACAATATTTGTGAAGAAGGGGGAGTTCCTTGTTATTCCTTGAAAGGAAGTGGAAGGTTGCGATATTTCAGCATATTCTTGGTTTGGGCAATTATTGATACAGTGACATATGATTGGATTATCATCCCTTTCTTTTTGGCTAGGTTGATAGTTTTCCTGTGACATTGTCCTTCAGGACAAAATGTCACGGGACCCTGCAGCTAGAAAGCTCAAATAGTGAAGAATATTATCCATTGCATGATGGCACTTGTTCCTTACAGCAAAACCTTTTTTTCACTTATAGTGTTACTTGAACGTACAACAGCCCTAGGAAGACTTTTTTGTTTGGATGGCCAATGCTTCGAGGGAAAAATAGAAGCACCAAAAGGAGGGTATACTGTACTGTGTCAACCTTTGGAAAGGGTACATTCCTTTGGCGTTGAGCAAGCAGAATGGGAATAACATTGATATGGTCCTCGCTGCAGTACTCGTTATAATTAACACTTTTAACTCTGGACCTGTGATTCAAGCTCTTAGAGAGAATACTGCTGCATCTGCAGACGCGACattctttgatttcttcttaGAACGATCTTTAAATCTCGGTaatcttcttttcttggatGTGCCACTTTCCAGCTCCTTGTTTTGGTTTTTCTCCTCACCAGCATTTTCTCCCAAAAGACCATACTCTAGATTCTCGAGACCTGAGTTCACTGGAGACCCATCATGAACTGCCGACCTGTCTACTTCAGGTTCAATGACAGACATTCCTGTCAATGTGTAGTCCAACAAGTACGTGCTTCTCACAAGCCTGTCCATCCTGCTGAAATGCCTCTGAGAATATGGAATAAGACCTTCAAGGAGCTCCCCAATGCCTTTAATCTAGAGACCAAAGAACCAAATTAGTGAACTGATCATCTATATAATGCCACCAAGGCTGGTTGCTCATTTTAACAGAAAGTTGTCTAGATTCAACAAAGCACAAGGACAATAACATCACCTTTCATTGAATGCACGTTACAACCAACCAAATCTCCATCCAAAATATCTTTCTAGATTACATAAGTCAACAAAACTCAGCCATAATAATTCAGTAAGTGATTTTGCATATGTGATGTCAAAAGAAtggccaatcaatgtcaatgcATGCAATTTCCATGTAAATACAGCATTAAGGGCGATAGGAGAGTAAAAGGAAGAGCGAAATAGAGACAACCACCTCAACTATCCCCGTTGGAGAAAGAATTCTAAAGACTTGTGATAGCACAGACTGGGCAACATGGCACAATTTTGGCTTCGTGTTCCATTCCCGGACATATTCAAGAAGCAGACGAACCTCTTCGCTGCTGAGAGCAGAAAGTATTCTGTCTACACGATCTCCAACTTCTCTTGTCCTGCAAAATAACTTTATTAAGTACAAGGAAAGAATGCATCCAGATAAAAAAGAGTATATGACTAACCTGCAAAGTTCGGAGAATAATTGAAATAACTTATGAGGCCTCCGAAGTTCAAGGGCAAGCTCGATCGCTTTGGTGTAGTCAGCATCAGATACTGCATTTTCTAGCTCTTGACCTTTCAAAACACCTTCTTCCTGAATCAACATCATCGTGTATATTTTGTATCACAAGCAAGTTGAAAGTTCAACCATATTTGAGTACCAAGTTAAATCCAAAGAGAAAACTAGTCACGAAGTATGGCTTAAGTACTATATACTACATAATCACATGTTCACCATACAAACTTGTCTTTATATTACTCAAAATTCAACTTTGTTCAATACACACCAATGCCTAGAAAACCAGCCAGCTCGACTAGCTCCATGAAGAGGTTGAAAACGACTCAAGCCGCTTCAACCCCCTAGCCAACTTTGGGAAATGTATCAG
Protein-coding sequences here:
- the LOC115743523 gene encoding uncharacterized protein LOC115743523, which translates into the protein MWVEIVCGLVIYKLFRRFFSGDDDLLDFDSSASNALFSVASRLEKLYGGKAYVGLRIPDPDTGSRQHIDLALVTKGELVVVSVKNFAGVISIRPDGSWVCIDESHYKEHSHPDPVAEAKKAASVLESYLEQRGVALPDGYLSYKVVLPNPKFCSRNLVPLDYFPPEAITYEQWAQLKPESKSTLSGWIKGAFRGAKKEMQETMHQQLNFVLGTAPMWDRLELKGDKYVLGDFLEFKGKQEDIQALRNIRRSKIGRLIIQKTSMFGFAPSRLQVLYSPRDYRSEGASSSEWAEVTVRSSTEILFQPADSSKVRKFKLSSIVSMTLSA